From a single Phragmites australis chromosome 7, lpPhrAust1.1, whole genome shotgun sequence genomic region:
- the LOC133924583 gene encoding protein CUP-SHAPED COTYLEDON 1-like, whose protein sequence is MGLREIESTLPPGFRFYPSDEELVCHYLYKKVANERAAQGTLVEVDLHAREPWELPDEAKLTASEWYFFSFRDRKYATGSRTNRATKTGYWKATGKDREVRNLTTRAVVGMRKTLVFYQGRAPNGVKSCWVMHEFRLDSPHTPPKEDWVLCRVFQKRKDNEQDNADPSSPTFAGSSQAVVLTDLPMMDAYNDQTGSSVGFAQQQENVGGTNPLLNAAIWQYSSVLDHFPLQEVSSSPMMGLGSRGVGDGCGFFSNTGFEDMANTGAIGFPQGWMG, encoded by the exons ATGGGGCTGCGGGAGATAGAGTCCACATTGCCGCCGGGGTTCAGGTTCTACCCCAGCGACGAGGAGCTGGTGTGCCACTACCTCTACAAGAAGGTGGCCAACGAGCGTGCCGCGCAGGGGACTTTAGTGGAGGTCGACCTCCACGCGCGCGAACCATGGGAGCTTCCAG ACGAGGCCAAGCTGACGGCGAGCGAGTGGTACTTCTTCAGCTTCAGAGACCGCAAGTATGCCACAGGGTCGCGCACGAACCGCGCCACCAAGACCGGCTACTGGAAGGCTACGGGCAAGGACCGCGAGGTGCGCAACCTGACCACACGCGCCGTCGTCGGCATGAGGAAGACGCTGGTGTTCTACCAGGGACGCGCCCCCAACGGCGTCAAGTCCTGCTGGGTCATGCACGAATTCCGTCTCGACTCGCCGCATACGCCACCAAAG GAGGACTGGGTGCTCTGCAGGGTGTTCCAGAAACGGAAAGACAACGAGCAGGACAACGCCGacccctcctcgccgaccttCGCCGGCTCGTCCCAGGCAGTGGTTCTGACGGACCTGCCCATGATGGACGCGTACAATGACCAGACAGGCTCGTCCGTTGGCTTCGCACAGCAGCAGGAGAACGTGGGCGGCACGAACCCATTGCTGAATGCAGCGATCTGGCAATACAGCTCGGTCCTTGATCACTTCCCCCTGCAGGAAGTGAGCAGCTCGCCGATGATGGGACTAGGCTCCAGGGGAGTAGGAGATGGGTGCGGCTTCTTCAGCAACACCGGCTTCGAGGACATGGCGAACACTGGGGCCATAGGATTCCCGCAGGGGTGGATGGgctga